One window of Psychrobacillus sp. FSL H8-0483 genomic DNA carries:
- a CDS encoding DUF402 domain-containing protein yields the protein MAIPTEGEIIQIHSYKHNGRIHRVWQETMVLKGTKNIVIGANERTLVIEADGRTWITREPSICYFHAEHWFNIICMLREDGVYYYINISSPFVYNNQRLKYIDYDLDVKVFPDMTYTILDEDEYEQHKKEMKYPDEMDGILERNIEKLLSWIKQRRGPFAPDFIDAWTSRYHFYKKLNE from the coding sequence ATGGCGATTCCAACAGAAGGAGAAATTATTCAAATTCACAGCTATAAGCATAATGGCCGTATCCACCGTGTCTGGCAGGAGACGATGGTTTTAAAGGGCACCAAAAATATTGTTATAGGTGCAAACGAACGTACACTTGTAATAGAGGCAGATGGTAGAACCTGGATTACAAGAGAGCCTTCTATTTGTTACTTTCATGCAGAACATTGGTTTAATATTATTTGTATGTTACGTGAAGATGGTGTGTATTACTACATCAACATAAGCTCACCATTTGTCTATAATAATCAAAGGCTAAAATACATTGATTATGATTTAGACGTGAAGGTTTTTCCAGATATGACCTACACGATTTTGGATGAGGACGAATATGAACAACATAAAAAAGAGATGAAATATCCAGATGAAATGGACGGTATTCTAGAGCGGAATATTGAAAAACTGCTTTCTTGGATAAAACAAAGAAGAGGCCCGTTCGCGCCTGACTTTATAGACGCATGGACAAGTCGTTATCATTTCTATAAAAAGCTGAATGAGTAG
- a CDS encoding gamma-type small acid-soluble spore protein yields the protein MKKNFGKGPNSTSKNAEFASETNLQEVREQNRQSQLGKSQKQSLNTEFASETDVTEVRQQNRQAEMKKQQQANGANSSSNQSK from the coding sequence ATGAAAAAGAATTTTGGTAAAGGACCAAACTCTACATCCAAAAATGCTGAGTTTGCATCTGAAACAAATCTTCAAGAGGTAAGAGAACAAAATCGCCAATCTCAGTTAGGTAAATCCCAAAAGCAATCCCTAAACACTGAGTTTGCATCTGAAACTGATGTTACAGAAGTGAGACAACAGAACCGTCAAGCTGAAATGAAAAAACAACAACAAGCTAACGGGGCAAATAGTTCTTCTAACCAATCGAAATAA
- the fabL gene encoding enoyl-[acyl-carrier-protein] reductase FabL codes for MSTNKVALVTGSSRGLGKALAIELAKNGYDIVVNYARSKTAALETVQEIEALGRKALLLRANVGDVEKLRAMFQTIKEEFGRLDIFVSNAASGVLRPVMGLEESHWDWTMNINAKAMLFGAQEAAKLMPDGGKILGISSLGSIRYLENYTTVGVSKAAIESITRYLAVELAEKGIAVNTVSGGALDTDALKHFPNREQLLEDARVNTPAGRMVEIEDMVKTAMFLLSDDASMIRGQTIIVDGGRSIKM; via the coding sequence ATGTCAACAAACAAAGTAGCATTAGTCACTGGAAGTAGCCGAGGATTAGGCAAAGCACTTGCCATTGAGCTTGCAAAAAACGGATACGATATTGTTGTTAATTATGCTCGAAGTAAAACAGCAGCACTTGAAACAGTACAAGAAATAGAAGCGTTAGGAAGAAAAGCACTTCTTCTCCGAGCAAATGTTGGGGATGTAGAAAAACTTCGTGCCATGTTCCAAACAATCAAAGAAGAATTTGGTCGTTTAGATATCTTCGTTAGCAATGCGGCTTCAGGCGTATTGCGTCCGGTTATGGGGTTAGAAGAGTCACATTGGGATTGGACAATGAATATTAACGCAAAAGCAATGCTTTTTGGAGCGCAAGAAGCTGCTAAGCTGATGCCTGATGGTGGGAAAATATTAGGAATCAGTTCTCTAGGATCCATTCGTTATTTAGAAAATTATACAACGGTCGGTGTATCAAAGGCTGCAATTGAATCCATTACACGCTACTTAGCTGTAGAGCTTGCTGAAAAAGGAATTGCTGTTAACACCGTTTCTGGTGGAGCACTCGATACAGATGCATTAAAGCATTTTCCAAATCGTGAACAATTATTAGAAGATGCACGAGTAAATACTCCGGCAGGAAGAATGGTCGAAATAGAGGATATGGTGAAAACCGCTATGTTTTTATTGTCGGATGACGCCTCCATGATCAGAGGTCAAACAATTATAGTTGATGGTGGACGATCGATAAAAATGTAA
- the mutY gene encoding A/G-specific adenine glycosylase, producing the protein MNELYKKQVRSALVSWFLEEKRDLPWRKTKDPYKIWVSEVMLQQTKVDTVIPYYERFIAKYPSLESLATAKEGELLKEWEGLGYYSRARNLQAGVKEVVEAYGSVVPSTRKEISKLKGVGPYTAGAVLSIAYGVPEHAVDGNVMRVLSRLLFIKEDIAKPKTKKIFEEAVMELIDENNPSAFNQGLMELGAVICTPTKPKCLLCPVREYCTAFFEGKQEELPIKTINKKTKLHKMKAVVIERDNGQILLEKRPSKGLLANMWQFPMVELPTATHTVEEVVEHDYGIAIKKENELIAFKHIFSHLVWEVESFEGELVTEKELPAPCKWFTKEEVSNQPMPVPVIKIWNAWKERNNI; encoded by the coding sequence TTGAACGAATTATACAAAAAACAAGTTAGAAGTGCCCTAGTTTCCTGGTTTCTAGAAGAAAAACGTGATTTACCTTGGAGAAAAACAAAAGATCCATATAAAATTTGGGTTTCTGAAGTAATGCTCCAGCAAACAAAAGTGGATACCGTTATTCCTTATTATGAAAGATTTATCGCAAAATATCCTTCCCTTGAGTCACTTGCTACTGCAAAAGAAGGTGAGCTTTTAAAAGAATGGGAAGGTTTAGGGTATTATTCACGAGCACGCAACTTACAAGCAGGCGTAAAAGAAGTTGTCGAAGCTTACGGAAGTGTCGTTCCATCGACTCGGAAAGAAATTTCGAAGCTTAAAGGCGTCGGACCCTATACAGCAGGTGCTGTTCTTAGTATTGCATATGGAGTTCCAGAGCATGCAGTAGATGGCAATGTAATGCGAGTACTCTCTCGTCTTTTATTCATAAAAGAAGATATCGCGAAGCCAAAAACGAAGAAAATATTTGAAGAAGCAGTAATGGAGTTAATAGACGAAAATAATCCTTCTGCATTCAATCAAGGATTAATGGAGCTGGGAGCGGTAATATGTACCCCAACCAAGCCGAAATGTTTACTCTGTCCAGTAAGAGAATACTGCACAGCCTTTTTTGAAGGCAAGCAAGAAGAGTTACCAATTAAAACAATAAATAAAAAAACGAAATTACATAAAATGAAGGCTGTTGTTATAGAAAGAGATAACGGACAAATTTTATTGGAGAAACGCCCATCCAAGGGATTGCTTGCAAATATGTGGCAATTCCCTATGGTAGAGCTTCCTACCGCTACTCACACAGTAGAAGAAGTAGTGGAGCACGATTATGGAATAGCGATAAAAAAAGAGAATGAATTAATAGCGTTTAAACATATATTTTCTCATTTAGTATGGGAAGTGGAGAGTTTTGAAGGAGAATTAGTAACAGAGAAAGAACTGCCAGCTCCATGTAAATGGTTCACAAAAGAAGAAGTAAGTAATCAACCAATGCCTGTTCCAGTAATAAAGATTTGGAATGCATGGAAAGAAAGGAACAATATATGA
- a CDS encoding metal-dependent hydrolase → MDTGTHIVMGIALGGLALADPVVASSSLTTTAVIAGTIIGSQAPDIDTVLKLRNNAVYIRHHRGITHSIPAVLLWPLLISGVLWLIIPEANFLHLWLWTFLAVFLHVFVDIFNSYGTQALRPFSKKWVALGVINTFDPIIFGIHVIGLLLWMFGSNPVTTLLIMYVVIVVYYISRFAVQSAVKNSVKHTLPDAEEIIVAPTMKFFQWRVAAISDKHHYVGRAYGRSITIYDKFDRVPLPETALVKAALKDRNLSAFTSFSPIFRWEITKFEHIHEVRLIDLRYRNNDYYPFVAVVHLNEELEILNSYTGWIFSEDKLRKKLDFLSN, encoded by the coding sequence ATGGATACAGGTACACATATCGTTATGGGTATTGCGCTTGGAGGATTAGCGTTAGCAGACCCTGTCGTAGCAAGTAGTTCCCTTACTACTACTGCAGTTATTGCTGGCACAATCATTGGTTCTCAAGCACCTGACATAGATACCGTTTTAAAGTTACGTAACAATGCAGTTTATATTCGACATCATCGTGGTATTACACATTCTATCCCAGCTGTACTTTTATGGCCATTGCTTATTTCGGGTGTTTTATGGCTCATCATACCTGAAGCAAACTTTTTACACTTATGGCTTTGGACATTTTTAGCTGTATTTTTACATGTTTTTGTAGACATTTTTAACTCGTATGGAACACAAGCTTTACGGCCATTTTCTAAAAAATGGGTTGCGCTTGGCGTTATTAATACCTTTGATCCGATTATTTTCGGTATTCATGTAATAGGTTTATTATTGTGGATGTTTGGTTCTAATCCCGTTACGACCTTGCTTATTATGTACGTCGTAATAGTCGTCTATTACATTTCCCGATTTGCCGTTCAAAGTGCTGTAAAAAATTCTGTAAAACATACACTTCCGGATGCAGAGGAAATTATTGTAGCTCCAACCATGAAGTTTTTCCAATGGAGAGTTGCAGCTATTTCAGACAAACATCATTATGTCGGAAGGGCATACGGACGATCAATAACAATTTATGATAAATTTGATCGAGTTCCCTTACCAGAGACCGCTCTAGTAAAAGCGGCATTAAAAGATAGAAACTTAAGCGCTTTTACATCCTTTTCCCCCATTTTCAGATGGGAAATTACGAAATTTGAGCATATACATGAAGTTCGATTAATTGATTTACGATATCGAAATAATGATTATTACCCCTTCGTTGCAGTTGTCCATTTAAATGAAGAACTTGAAATCCTTAACTCTTATACAGGTTGGATTTTTAGCGAGGACAAGCTTCGAAAAAAATTAGATTTTCTATCCAATTAA
- a CDS encoding YfhJ family protein: MQHKIDALTKQLLEKNEQLSASKARAWIELLWSDFESSYARAGYDYKGAAVTEMVIKKWIDGYGGQLHEFASTNEKYKHLLEVDDFLQ, encoded by the coding sequence ATGCAGCATAAAATAGACGCTTTAACAAAACAATTACTTGAAAAAAATGAGCAACTTTCAGCATCAAAGGCTAGAGCATGGATTGAATTACTTTGGTCCGATTTTGAATCGTCTTATGCGCGTGCAGGTTACGATTACAAAGGAGCAGCAGTGACCGAAATGGTAATTAAAAAATGGATTGATGGTTATGGCGGGCAGCTCCATGAATTTGCTAGTACAAATGAAAAGTATAAACATCTCCTTGAAGTGGATGATTTTCTTCAGTAA
- a CDS encoding YfhH family protein — protein MNEKKYSQMTEQELRTEIANLKEKARKAEQLGIVNEYAVYERKATMAQAFLIDPTSIKPGEMYRITGDPGMFFQVEYLKGQFAWGYRLGGDKFEEALPISLLETIKEGK, from the coding sequence ATGAATGAAAAAAAATATAGTCAGATGACTGAGCAAGAGCTTAGAACAGAAATTGCTAATTTAAAAGAGAAAGCACGAAAAGCGGAACAGCTAGGCATTGTAAATGAATATGCTGTATATGAACGGAAAGCAACGATGGCACAAGCGTTTTTAATAGATCCTACATCTATTAAGCCAGGAGAAATGTATAGAATTACCGGCGATCCAGGTATGTTTTTTCAGGTAGAATATCTAAAAGGTCAATTTGCATGGGGATACCGTCTAGGTGGAGACAAGTTTGAGGAAGCATTACCTATTTCATTATTAGAGACAATTAAGGAAGGAAAATAA
- the recX gene encoding recombination regulator RecX — protein MPIITRIGRQKNNNERYNIYLDEKYAFSVDEAVLIKYQLTKGKVIEAFTLDEIVFDDEVRKAYNKAINFLSYRMRSEHEVKQKLLMSEYGEAVILEAIRKLYEHGFLNDENFSKALIETQKKNSKKGPGAIRQELKKKGIEKDLTEEVLASYSEEEQLTIARTLTEKIINQYQSKTPRQIKQKVQDTLQRKGYNFTIISQAIDSFELEKEEEEWEAIIAIQGDKIWRKYASKYSSYDLRRRVKQALYLKGFPAEHIDLYIEKKELEQQDE, from the coding sequence ATGCCGATTATTACAAGAATAGGTCGTCAAAAAAACAATAATGAACGGTATAATATATATTTAGATGAAAAGTATGCGTTTAGTGTGGATGAAGCAGTATTAATAAAATATCAGCTTACAAAAGGAAAAGTAATAGAGGCTTTCACACTAGATGAAATCGTTTTTGATGATGAAGTGAGAAAGGCTTATAATAAAGCGATTAACTTTTTGAGTTACCGTATGAGAAGTGAACATGAAGTGAAACAAAAACTATTAATGAGTGAATATGGAGAAGCCGTCATTCTAGAGGCAATTCGAAAATTATATGAGCATGGTTTTTTAAATGACGAAAACTTTTCAAAAGCATTAATAGAAACTCAAAAGAAAAATAGCAAAAAAGGTCCCGGAGCAATTCGACAAGAACTAAAGAAAAAAGGGATTGAAAAGGATTTGACCGAAGAAGTATTGGCTTCTTATTCGGAGGAAGAACAGCTAACTATTGCTCGAACCCTAACAGAAAAAATTATTAATCAATATCAGAGTAAGACTCCTAGACAAATAAAACAAAAAGTACAAGATACTTTACAAAGAAAAGGATATAACTTTACGATAATTTCCCAAGCAATTGACTCATTTGAACTGGAAAAAGAAGAGGAAGAATGGGAAGCAATCATTGCAATACAAGGCGATAAAATATGGAGAAAGTATGCTTCCAAATATAGCAGTTATGATCTGAGAAGGCGTGTGAAACAAGCACTATATCTAAAAGGATTTCCTGCTGAGCATATCGATCTTTATATAGAAAAGAAGGAGCTGGAACAACAGGATGAATGA
- a CDS encoding TIGR01777 family oxidoreductase: protein MKIAITGGTGFVGRALTELLKQRGHDVFILSRSANKNTDNVAIINWLTNDAHPEKKLEGIDAIVNLAGESINNGRWTEAQKKKIYESRMQATDEILRIVKALHHKPKVLVNASAIGIYPASNERIYTEQSTIIGTDFLAKTVDDWEQKAKLAEQLGIRVAFGRLGIILGKSEGALPLMALPYKMFFGGPVGSGQNWMSWVHVEDVANALLFAIEHDIHGAFNVAAPNAKKMSDFGKSLAKVLKRPHYFPVPSFALKFALGEKSQLVLEGQHVIPEVLKEKGFTFKFPDLTSALTDIYT, encoded by the coding sequence ATGAAAATAGCAATTACAGGAGGAACTGGTTTTGTAGGAAGAGCATTAACGGAACTATTGAAGCAAAGAGGACACGACGTTTTTATTTTATCTCGGTCAGCTAATAAAAATACAGACAACGTAGCTATTATTAACTGGCTAACAAATGATGCTCACCCTGAAAAAAAGTTAGAAGGTATAGACGCCATTGTGAATTTAGCAGGAGAATCTATAAATAATGGTAGATGGACAGAAGCGCAAAAAAAGAAAATTTATGAGAGTCGTATGCAAGCAACAGATGAGATTCTTCGAATAGTAAAAGCTTTACACCATAAACCGAAAGTTCTAGTGAACGCAAGCGCAATTGGCATTTATCCAGCCTCCAACGAGAGAATATATACAGAACAATCTACGATTATTGGAACAGACTTTCTAGCAAAAACCGTAGATGATTGGGAACAAAAAGCAAAACTAGCAGAGCAATTAGGCATCCGCGTAGCTTTTGGTAGACTTGGAATCATTCTTGGAAAAAGCGAAGGCGCACTGCCTCTTATGGCTCTTCCATATAAAATGTTTTTTGGAGGTCCAGTGGGTTCCGGTCAAAACTGGATGTCGTGGGTTCATGTGGAAGATGTAGCGAATGCACTTCTTTTTGCAATTGAACACGATATACATGGCGCTTTTAATGTGGCTGCTCCCAATGCAAAAAAAATGAGTGATTTTGGTAAATCATTAGCTAAAGTTTTAAAACGCCCGCATTACTTCCCTGTTCCTTCTTTCGCCTTAAAGTTTGCACTCGGCGAGAAAAGTCAACTCGTACTAGAGGGCCAGCATGTCATTCCAGAAGTGTTAAAAGAAAAAGGATTTACATTTAAATTTCCTGACCTAACTAGTGCTTTAACTGATATTTATACATGA
- a CDS encoding polysaccharide deacetylase family protein, with protein sequence MWKHHIVGIVLAALIISIGFSYQPFSAQGKEIHWGLKRATNEKQAEAGAELDALLEKHGAIYKGPADKKVLYLTFDNGYENGYTESILDTLKAEKIRATFFLTGHYLESATPLVKRMIEDGHQIGNHSYGHPNLARLSKDEIKKELQKFDNRLKELTSLERTTVTRPPEGIFNEQVLEAANEIGHQHFFWSIAFIDWHRDQKKGGKYAYDQLMSQIHPGAIILMHTVSPDNAEGLPSFIKDARKMGYTFGTLDDLNINKLDIPLSFLPR encoded by the coding sequence ATGTGGAAACACCATATTGTGGGTATCGTTTTAGCTGCATTAATAATAAGTATTGGTTTCTCGTATCAGCCGTTCTCAGCTCAAGGAAAAGAAATTCATTGGGGATTAAAAAGGGCTACGAATGAAAAACAAGCAGAAGCTGGTGCAGAGCTCGATGCTTTACTCGAAAAACATGGAGCTATTTACAAAGGACCTGCGGATAAAAAAGTACTCTACTTAACGTTTGATAATGGATACGAAAACGGTTATACGGAAAGCATTCTAGATACATTAAAGGCCGAGAAGATTAGAGCTACATTCTTTTTAACAGGTCATTATTTAGAAAGTGCAACTCCGCTTGTCAAACGGATGATAGAGGATGGGCACCAAATTGGCAACCATTCATATGGGCATCCCAATTTAGCGAGACTTTCTAAAGATGAAATTAAAAAAGAACTGCAGAAATTTGATAATCGCTTAAAGGAGCTTACCTCATTAGAAAGAACAACCGTCACTCGACCACCTGAAGGTATTTTTAATGAGCAAGTGCTAGAGGCGGCAAATGAAATTGGGCACCAACACTTTTTTTGGTCAATTGCTTTTATTGATTGGCATAGAGATCAGAAAAAAGGTGGGAAATACGCCTATGATCAATTAATGTCACAAATTCACCCTGGAGCTATTATTTTAATGCATACTGTTTCACCTGATAATGCAGAAGGTCTACCTTCATTTATAAAAGATGCAAGAAAAATGGGATATACATTTGGAACACTAGATGATTTAAACATAAATAAACTGGATATTCCGCTTTCTTTTCTTCCTCGGTAA